A window of Dickeya zeae NCPPB 2538 contains these coding sequences:
- a CDS encoding flagellin, with protein MAVINTNSMSLLAQSNLNKSQSSLQTAIERLSSGLAINSAKDNAAGSGIVNGMTAQIKGLTQASKNANDGVSLVQTAEGNLDTINDNLQRIRELAVQAANDTNGTNDRSAIQTEINRRVDEINRVAASANFNGKKLLDGSVTATGFNIQVGAGTTSNDSISVGSSALINATAGGLGITATNTDVSNAAGATALVAAIDTALQTVNTAKANIGATLNRFQSTIDNLSNTINNLSGARSRIQDADYATEVSNMSRAQILQQAGTSVLAQANQVPQTVLKLLQ; from the coding sequence ATGGCAGTCATTAATACTAACAGCATGTCGCTGTTGGCCCAGTCCAACCTGAACAAATCTCAATCTTCCCTGCAGACTGCTATCGAACGTCTGTCCTCTGGTCTGGCTATCAACAGCGCCAAAGACAACGCAGCAGGCTCTGGTATCGTTAACGGCATGACTGCTCAGATCAAAGGTCTGACCCAGGCTTCCAAAAACGCCAACGACGGTGTGTCTCTGGTTCAGACCGCTGAAGGTAACCTGGACACCATCAACGACAACTTGCAGCGTATCCGTGAACTGGCCGTACAGGCAGCGAACGACACCAACGGTACTAACGACCGTTCTGCAATCCAGACTGAAATCAACCGTCGTGTTGACGAAATCAACCGTGTTGCTGCCAGCGCAAACTTCAACGGCAAAAAACTGCTGGACGGTTCTGTTACCGCTACTGGCTTCAACATTCAGGTTGGTGCTGGTACCACTTCTAACGACTCCATCTCTGTTGGTAGCTCTGCACTGATCAACGCAACTGCTGGTGGCCTGGGTATCACCGCTACCAATACCGACGTATCTAATGCTGCTGGCGCTACTGCACTGGTTGCGGCAATTGATACTGCTCTGCAGACCGTCAACACCGCTAAGGCAAACATTGGTGCGACTCTGAACCGCTTCCAGTCTACCATTGACAACCTGAGCAACACCATCAACAACCTGAGCGGTGCTCGTAGCCGTATTCAGGATGCTGACTACGCGACCGAAGTATCTAACATGAGCCGTGCGCAGATTCTGCAGCAGGCTGGTACTTCAGTACTGGCTCAGGCTAACCAGGTTCCGCAGACTGTTCTGAAACTGTTGCAGTAA
- a CDS encoding methyltransferase regulatory domain-containing protein gives MPDTQPLANNTDLGEDTGKAPLSSMSPPIPHTAPFHLQATAHLYGIKSAAPEKARVLEIGCKDGGNLLPFALANPQAQAVGVDLDAEQIEKGNGLIQQLELENIALFALDLESLLACDPGTFDYIIIHGLFSLIGGETRDALLRFCHQHLTTEGIVCYCYNTYPGWKTGEILRDAIQLHSGLASDEQTANASARAMLTYMSLGTAPDNPQNAALKSFIEQAEKQSDVDFALLYLQGLNQPCYFVDFYSQITQAGFSYVGDVRAYTELAEHYGDQVSHLHETICPENTVYLRQQYLDFAVNRSQRFSILVPQERAGDILSGPDLAKLADFNWAGNFQRVRADGNRILNAHTSSTGETISTDNPVVLSILDALGESWPASLSLEQLVFNTRFPEKETDNHQQDVLDALRSLFAKGIDGVYVRIGNCPYRNSRHKTLTGLPGLATTDLAFNFWHEPVSLDSDERLFLQHLPPSLKDNDNAFYSQLWALRNKGVVWGTPRAWRDYLQEAIVKADATQVAVYIQSLVVYVSETNAGGFIEPEKPVTHKKNKLQDKNPLSRKVYEEMDRLTALGHFAEVRTKAEEIISTYPDNLSVWYPFVNTYVRTGDFDGALGVITRAIALMPFNWDFYVDLSVCFWKKNEWHHGMALTRKVLRCDKRKGLAWDTLAVLLNITHNLDSAFICMEKALQIDPENPNFISHMGMICHNLGRKDAIKYHRKTIELMPEAFHLYSNLLLGLSHDVDVTPQALYQEHVLFGNRVEAAAANYHQHFSYIQNKDSQRPLRIGFISGDFGDHPVTNFLEPIWNSLDRNLFSLYAYSSFQRNDAKAESLKQTAANWHNVDKMGDLELAMLINQDEIDILIDLSGHTAYNRLPVLALKPAPIQMTWIGYPGTTGMKTVDYILLDVHYRQGGALDPYLTEKIIYLPSVKYFEPVKDSPDVNELPALKNGYLTFASFNRPQKISDETLALWAKVLTTIPNSRLIMGYMTGQETIDYFRTRLLECGVNEEQLSFRMRTGLKEYLGMHREVDLLLDTYPYTGGTTVSHAAWMGVPVLTREGESIASRQGSVTMRILGLDDFISTSEDEFLQKALYWSQSLEKLSDVRAGIRGRIAARMNSVLSPSVYFEHAIRNAWQIYCEGKEPSSFSIDWESES, from the coding sequence ATGCCAGATACACAGCCTTTAGCGAATAATACTGACCTGGGTGAAGATACTGGTAAAGCACCACTGAGTTCGATGTCACCTCCCATCCCTCACACTGCCCCCTTTCATTTGCAAGCCACAGCACATCTTTACGGCATCAAGTCCGCTGCGCCGGAAAAGGCGCGTGTACTTGAGATTGGGTGTAAAGATGGTGGCAATTTGTTGCCTTTTGCGCTGGCAAATCCACAGGCGCAGGCTGTCGGGGTCGATCTTGATGCGGAGCAAATTGAAAAAGGCAACGGACTGATACAGCAGCTCGAATTGGAGAACATTGCATTATTCGCACTGGACCTGGAGTCTCTACTGGCCTGCGATCCTGGGACATTCGATTACATTATTATCCACGGTTTGTTTAGTCTCATTGGCGGTGAAACGCGAGATGCTTTGCTGCGATTCTGCCATCAGCATCTGACAACTGAAGGCATTGTCTGCTATTGCTACAATACTTACCCAGGATGGAAAACCGGCGAAATTCTACGGGATGCTATTCAGCTTCATAGCGGTCTTGCTAGCGATGAACAGACGGCGAATGCCAGTGCCCGAGCCATGTTGACCTACATGTCTTTAGGGACTGCGCCGGATAACCCTCAAAATGCCGCACTGAAATCGTTCATTGAACAAGCTGAAAAACAGTCTGATGTAGACTTCGCGTTGCTCTATCTACAAGGGCTGAATCAGCCTTGCTATTTTGTTGATTTCTATTCACAAATTACGCAGGCTGGCTTCTCCTATGTAGGAGATGTTCGCGCATACACCGAGCTGGCGGAGCATTATGGCGATCAGGTTTCGCATTTGCATGAGACGATTTGCCCTGAAAATACGGTCTATTTGCGCCAGCAGTATCTGGATTTCGCTGTCAACCGTTCTCAGCGTTTTAGCATACTGGTTCCGCAGGAACGCGCAGGCGATATCCTGTCCGGGCCTGATCTGGCAAAACTTGCAGATTTCAATTGGGCTGGAAATTTCCAACGTGTCAGAGCCGATGGCAATAGAATATTAAACGCCCACACCTCCAGTACCGGCGAAACCATCAGTACTGACAACCCAGTGGTTTTAAGTATTCTCGATGCGTTAGGTGAGTCTTGGCCTGCCAGCCTGAGTCTGGAACAATTGGTCTTTAATACGCGTTTCCCGGAAAAAGAAACGGATAATCACCAGCAGGATGTGCTGGATGCGCTCAGAAGTTTGTTTGCAAAAGGGATCGACGGTGTTTACGTTCGGATAGGGAATTGTCCTTATCGTAACAGCCGACACAAGACGCTGACCGGGTTGCCAGGGCTTGCTACAACTGACCTGGCATTCAATTTTTGGCATGAGCCGGTTTCACTCGATAGTGATGAGCGACTTTTTCTGCAGCATTTACCCCCATCGCTTAAGGATAACGACAACGCCTTTTATAGCCAACTCTGGGCGTTACGTAATAAAGGCGTGGTATGGGGAACGCCACGGGCATGGCGAGATTACCTGCAGGAAGCGATAGTAAAAGCGGATGCCACGCAGGTTGCCGTCTATATTCAGTCACTGGTGGTGTACGTCAGTGAAACGAATGCGGGTGGCTTCATCGAACCAGAAAAGCCCGTGACACATAAAAAGAATAAACTACAGGATAAGAATCCGCTTAGTCGCAAGGTATACGAAGAGATGGATCGCCTCACTGCGCTGGGGCATTTCGCTGAAGTCAGAACGAAAGCAGAAGAAATTATTAGTACTTACCCAGATAACCTGAGTGTCTGGTACCCCTTCGTGAATACCTATGTGCGCACCGGCGATTTTGATGGCGCACTGGGCGTCATTACCCGGGCCATCGCATTGATGCCTTTTAACTGGGATTTCTATGTCGATTTATCGGTGTGCTTCTGGAAAAAGAATGAATGGCACCATGGCATGGCACTGACCAGAAAGGTACTGCGTTGCGATAAGCGAAAAGGACTGGCATGGGATACGTTGGCGGTATTGTTGAACATTACCCATAACCTTGATTCGGCGTTTATTTGTATGGAAAAAGCACTACAAATAGACCCTGAAAACCCCAACTTTATCAGCCATATGGGGATGATTTGCCATAATCTGGGCCGTAAGGACGCCATCAAGTATCACCGTAAAACGATTGAATTGATGCCAGAGGCGTTCCATCTGTACAGTAACTTGTTACTGGGGCTGTCCCATGATGTCGACGTGACGCCGCAAGCGTTGTATCAGGAGCATGTCTTATTTGGTAACCGCGTTGAAGCCGCTGCTGCGAATTATCATCAGCACTTTAGTTATATACAGAACAAAGATAGCCAACGCCCGTTACGTATTGGTTTTATTTCCGGCGATTTTGGTGATCATCCGGTAACTAACTTCCTGGAACCTATCTGGAATTCGCTTGATCGCAATCTATTCTCTCTTTACGCCTATTCAAGTTTTCAACGTAATGATGCAAAGGCTGAAAGTTTAAAACAGACTGCGGCCAATTGGCATAACGTCGATAAGATGGGCGATCTGGAATTGGCGATGCTCATCAATCAGGATGAGATAGACATCCTGATCGATCTGTCCGGCCATACAGCGTATAACCGCCTGCCTGTTTTAGCACTGAAGCCTGCACCGATCCAGATGACCTGGATTGGTTATCCCGGCACCACGGGGATGAAGACGGTTGACTACATTCTGCTTGATGTGCATTACCGTCAAGGTGGGGCACTGGATCCGTATCTGACAGAAAAAATCATTTATTTGCCCTCGGTTAAATACTTTGAGCCAGTTAAAGACAGCCCGGATGTAAACGAGCTTCCGGCCTTAAAGAATGGCTATCTGACGTTTGCCAGTTTTAACCGCCCGCAGAAAATTTCTGATGAAACACTGGCTTTATGGGCTAAGGTCCTGACGACGATACCGAATTCTCGTCTGATCATGGGATACATGACGGGCCAGGAAACAATAGATTATTTCCGTACGCGACTGCTTGAGTGTGGTGTCAACGAGGAGCAGCTATCTTTCCGCATGCGAACCGGCCTGAAAGAGTATTTGGGAATGCACCGCGAAGTGGATCTGCTGCTGGATACCTATCCGTATACCGGCGGAACGACGGTGAGTCATGCGGCCTGGATGGGGGTTCCTGTACTGACCCGTGAAGGGGAGTCTATTGCCTCACGACAAGGCAGTGTCACGATGCGCATTCTGGGGCTGGATGATTTTATCTCGACGAGTGAAGACGAGTTTCTCCAAAAGGCGTTGTACTGGAGCCAGTCGTTGGAAAAACTGAGTGATGTGCGTGCCGGTATTCGGGGACGCATTGCCGCCAGAATGAATTCCGTCCTGTCTCCGTCTGTGTATTTCGAACATGCGATACGTAATGCATGGCAGATTTATTGCGAAGGAAAAGAGCCCAGCTCATTCAGCATTGACTGGGAAAGTGAGTCATAA
- the fliF gene encoding flagellar basal-body MS-ring/collar protein FliF: MNALTSGAATGGKSFGEILNRLRANPKIPLLIAAAATIAIVVALSLWARGPDYRVLYTNINERDGGSIVSELGKMNIPYRFAENGAAILIPADKVYETRLKLAQQGLPKGGAVGFELLDQEKFGISQFSEQINYQRALEGELARTMETLGPIQSARVHLAIPKPSLFVREQKSPSAAVTVTLQPGRALDDSQINAITYLVSSSVAGLPADKVTVVDQTGKLLTQNDGSGRDLNAAQLKYANEVESNYQRRIEAILTPVVGAGNVHAQVTAQIDFANREQTDEQYQPNQTPNQAAVRSQQTSQSDQRGGPNVGGVPGALSNTPTPAPTAPISTPPANNANNANNANNTNNANNANATGNNTQTSASNSANQTFNSRRDQTINYEVDRTIRHTKQSTGSVQRLSVAVVVNYTQGEDGKPAALSDEQLKKIEALVRESMGFSSDRGDSVNVVNTPFTVTDTSAGELPFWKKQAFFDLLIEAGRWLLVLIVGWIMYRKLVRPQLQRRTQIQQAAEAAAALRGQDSDVSVTISAMEEEIQKKSEQRAHAEMHSQRIRELAENDPRVVALVIRHWMSNEL; this comes from the coding sequence ATGAACGCCTTAACATCCGGAGCCGCTACCGGTGGGAAAAGCTTTGGCGAGATACTCAACCGTTTGCGTGCCAATCCTAAAATCCCTTTGTTGATTGCTGCGGCAGCAACGATTGCTATTGTTGTCGCCTTGTCATTGTGGGCTCGTGGCCCAGATTATCGCGTGCTCTATACCAATATTAACGAGCGCGATGGTGGCAGCATTGTTTCCGAACTGGGAAAAATGAATATCCCTTACCGCTTTGCGGAAAACGGTGCAGCCATTCTGATCCCGGCAGACAAAGTCTATGAAACCCGATTGAAACTGGCCCAGCAAGGTCTGCCGAAAGGTGGTGCAGTCGGTTTTGAACTGCTCGATCAAGAAAAATTCGGTATCAGCCAGTTCAGCGAACAAATTAATTACCAGCGAGCCCTTGAAGGTGAGCTGGCAAGAACCATGGAAACGCTGGGGCCAATCCAGAGTGCTCGCGTTCACCTGGCTATTCCTAAACCCTCATTGTTTGTACGCGAGCAAAAATCTCCCTCTGCAGCGGTTACCGTCACACTGCAACCAGGCCGTGCACTGGATGATAGCCAAATCAACGCGATTACCTACCTCGTTTCCAGCAGCGTAGCCGGACTCCCCGCCGACAAGGTGACCGTCGTTGATCAGACAGGCAAACTGCTGACGCAAAACGATGGTTCGGGACGTGATCTGAATGCCGCGCAGTTGAAATATGCCAACGAGGTAGAAAGTAATTACCAGCGCCGCATTGAAGCCATCCTGACTCCGGTAGTCGGCGCGGGCAATGTACATGCGCAGGTCACTGCTCAAATCGATTTTGCCAATCGTGAACAGACTGATGAACAATATCAGCCGAACCAGACACCCAATCAGGCCGCGGTACGTTCTCAGCAGACCAGTCAAAGCGACCAGCGTGGTGGGCCGAATGTAGGTGGTGTGCCTGGCGCGCTGTCTAATACCCCGACCCCAGCGCCGACAGCGCCTATTTCAACACCGCCGGCAAACAACGCGAATAATGCCAATAACGCTAACAATACCAATAACGCGAACAACGCTAATGCTACGGGGAACAATACCCAAACATCGGCAAGCAATTCGGCAAACCAGACATTCAACAGCCGTCGTGATCAGACAATCAACTATGAAGTTGACCGTACCATTCGCCATACCAAACAAAGCACTGGAAGCGTTCAGCGTTTGTCTGTCGCCGTAGTAGTTAACTACACACAAGGCGAAGATGGTAAGCCAGCAGCGCTCAGTGATGAACAGCTCAAGAAAATCGAAGCGTTAGTACGTGAATCCATGGGCTTCTCCAGTGATCGTGGTGACTCCGTGAACGTAGTCAACACGCCATTCACCGTCACTGACACTTCTGCGGGTGAACTGCCCTTCTGGAAGAAACAAGCATTCTTCGATCTGCTGATTGAAGCAGGCCGCTGGCTGCTGGTACTGATTGTTGGTTGGATTATGTATCGCAAACTGGTGCGTCCGCAGTTGCAAAGACGTACTCAGATACAACAAGCTGCCGAGGCTGCTGCTGCGCTGCGTGGTCAGGATTCGGATGTCTCCGTCACCATCAGTGCAATGGAAGAGGAAATACAGAAGAAATCCGAACAGCGGGCTCATGCCGAGATGCACAGCCAGCGTATTCGTGAGCTGGCCGAGAACGATCCTCGTGTTGTCGCACTGGTAATCCGCCACTGGATGAGTAACGAACTATGA
- a CDS encoding DegT/DnrJ/EryC1/StrS family aminotransferase encodes MSKNIYVTSPLLPQLDEFMPYLEKIWDNKYLTNGGPFHQQLEQVLAEYLGVKHLCLFTNGTLALLTALQALRITGEVITTPYSFVATSHSLLWNNLKPVFVDIDPVTCNLDPKKIEEAITPLTSAILPVHCYGIPCDVDKIQEIADVYGLKVIYDAAHSFGVKKEGTSILNYGDLSILSFHATKVFNTIEGGAIICPDAKMKKRIDYLKNFGFADETTVVAPGINGKMNEVQAAFGLLQLKYIDQALEDRKHIYHYYRDGLARINGLTTLSVPDSIDWNYAYFPLFMDDCSFDTREKLYSALKAQGIMSRRYFYPLISSFPMYRGINSASAANLPVATNVANSVLCLPIYPGLETEDQDRIIEIIERTLNENVC; translated from the coding sequence ATGAGCAAGAATATCTATGTAACGAGCCCTTTACTGCCTCAGCTTGATGAGTTTATGCCTTATCTGGAAAAGATATGGGATAACAAGTACCTGACAAATGGTGGGCCTTTTCACCAACAGCTTGAGCAGGTATTGGCCGAGTATCTGGGTGTTAAGCACCTGTGCTTGTTTACCAATGGCACGCTGGCGCTGCTGACGGCATTGCAGGCGTTGCGTATCACTGGTGAGGTTATCACCACGCCTTATTCGTTTGTGGCGACATCGCATTCGTTATTGTGGAATAACCTGAAGCCTGTCTTTGTGGATATCGATCCGGTCACCTGTAATCTAGATCCTAAAAAGATCGAAGAGGCGATTACGCCACTTACGTCCGCTATTCTTCCTGTGCATTGCTACGGTATTCCTTGTGATGTGGATAAAATTCAGGAAATTGCCGATGTATATGGTCTGAAAGTGATTTATGACGCAGCGCACTCTTTTGGCGTAAAAAAAGAGGGAACCAGTATTCTGAATTACGGCGATCTCTCTATTCTGAGTTTTCATGCAACTAAGGTATTCAACACCATCGAAGGCGGTGCGATTATCTGCCCTGATGCGAAAATGAAGAAACGGATTGATTATCTGAAAAATTTTGGTTTTGCGGATGAAACGACTGTTGTTGCGCCCGGTATTAACGGCAAGATGAACGAAGTGCAGGCCGCGTTTGGCTTACTGCAACTGAAATATATTGATCAGGCGCTGGAAGATAGAAAACACATTTATCACTATTATCGTGACGGGTTGGCCCGGATTAATGGTTTAACAACGCTGAGTGTACCTGACTCAATTGACTGGAATTATGCCTATTTCCCGCTCTTTATGGATGATTGCTCATTCGATACTCGAGAAAAGCTATATAGTGCGTTAAAAGCGCAGGGCATTATGTCTCGCCGGTATTTCTATCCGTTAATCAGCAGTTTCCCAATGTACCGTGGTATTAACAGCGCGAGTGCCGCTAACTTGCCTGTAGCGACGAATGTGGCCAACTCAGTATTGTGCCTTCCTATTTACCCAGGGCTGGAAACTGAAGACCAGGATCGCATCATTGAGATTATCGAACGCACGTTGAATGAAAACGTGTGTTAA
- the fliG gene encoding flagellar motor switch protein FliG, whose amino-acid sequence MSLTGTEKSAVLLMTIGEDRAAEVFTHLSTREVQHLSAAMANMKQVSQSELLEVLREFDLEAEQYAALGVNAGEYLRSVLVKALGEERASSLLEDILESKETSTGMETLNFMEPQSAADLIRDEHPQIIATILVHLKRAQAADILAHFDERMRNDVMLRIATFGGVQPSALAELTEVLNGLLDGQNLKRSKMGGVRTAAEIINLMKTQHEEAVIDAVREFDGELAQKIIDEMFLFENLVEVDDRSIQRLLQEVESESLLIALKGAEQPLREKFLRNMSQRAAEILRDDLATRGPVRMSQVENEQKAILLIVRRLADSGEMIIGGGDDAFV is encoded by the coding sequence ATGAGTCTGACAGGTACAGAAAAAAGCGCCGTCTTATTAATGACCATCGGCGAAGATCGTGCAGCGGAAGTATTTACGCACCTTTCAACGCGTGAAGTTCAGCATCTCAGTGCTGCGATGGCCAACATGAAGCAGGTATCTCAGTCTGAGTTACTGGAAGTGCTACGCGAGTTTGATCTTGAAGCTGAGCAGTATGCCGCATTGGGCGTCAATGCAGGCGAATACCTCCGTTCTGTGCTGGTTAAAGCGCTGGGTGAAGAGCGTGCCTCTAGCCTGCTGGAAGACATTCTTGAAAGCAAAGAAACGTCTACTGGTATGGAAACGCTCAACTTCATGGAACCGCAAAGCGCTGCTGACCTTATTCGCGACGAACATCCGCAGATTATCGCGACCATTCTGGTGCACCTCAAACGTGCACAGGCGGCGGATATTCTGGCGCATTTCGATGAACGTATGCGTAATGACGTTATGTTGCGTATCGCCACCTTTGGTGGCGTGCAGCCGTCGGCACTGGCGGAATTGACCGAAGTGCTTAACGGACTGTTGGATGGTCAAAACCTCAAACGCAGTAAGATGGGTGGTGTTCGTACTGCGGCAGAAATCATCAACCTGATGAAAACGCAGCACGAAGAAGCCGTTATCGATGCAGTACGCGAATTCGACGGCGAACTGGCGCAAAAAATTATCGACGAAATGTTCCTGTTCGAAAACCTGGTGGAAGTGGACGACCGCAGTATCCAGCGTCTGCTGCAGGAAGTGGAGTCCGAGTCTTTGCTGATCGCTCTGAAAGGCGCCGAGCAGCCGCTACGCGAGAAGTTCCTGCGCAACATGTCGCAGCGTGCGGCAGAAATTCTGCGCGACGACCTGGCGACCCGTGGCCCAGTCCGTATGTCTCAGGTGGAAAACGAACAGAAAGCCATTCTGCTTATTGTGCGTCGTCTGGCAGACAGCGGAGAAATGATTATCGGTGGTGGTGATGACGCGTTTGTCTAA
- the fliT gene encoding flagellar protein FliT, whose product MENLSPLLTEYQGLLTLIRNIKTMALNGLWDDVVEQEIVYIQSIERISQITVPANIPSTVQLQFRQLLQDILDTEAQVKELLQNRMQELAVLIQQSQNQKSVNNTYAEFSNDILPGKPQS is encoded by the coding sequence ATGGAAAATCTCTCTCCATTACTAACTGAGTATCAGGGGTTACTCACACTCATCCGGAATATCAAAACCATGGCCCTCAATGGATTATGGGATGATGTTGTTGAACAGGAAATTGTTTATATTCAGTCAATAGAGAGAATCAGCCAGATTACAGTCCCTGCCAATATCCCCAGCACGGTGCAATTACAGTTCCGGCAACTGCTTCAGGATATACTGGATACGGAAGCGCAGGTGAAGGAACTGCTACAAAACAGAATGCAAGAGCTGGCAGTCTTGATCCAGCAGTCTCAAAACCAAAAATCAGTCAATAATACATACGCCGAGTTTTCCAACGATATTCTTCCTGGGAAACCCCAGTCCTGA
- the fliE gene encoding flagellar hook-basal body complex protein FliE — MSIQGIDAVLQQMQVTATKAAGGLDSTAASQSGFASELKAAIEKINETRTQAQAQGEAFTLGKPGVALNDVMIDNQKASIALQMGVQVRNKLVSAYQEVMNMTI, encoded by the coding sequence ATGTCTATTCAGGGTATTGATGCGGTATTGCAGCAAATGCAGGTTACCGCAACCAAAGCTGCCGGTGGACTGGATTCCACTGCAGCGTCGCAGTCTGGCTTTGCCAGTGAGCTGAAAGCTGCAATTGAGAAAATCAACGAAACGCGCACACAAGCTCAGGCACAAGGCGAGGCGTTTACGTTAGGTAAGCCGGGGGTTGCCCTGAACGATGTGATGATTGATAACCAAAAGGCTTCCATTGCTTTGCAGATGGGCGTTCAGGTGCGCAACAAACTGGTGTCAGCCTACCAGGAAGTGATGAATATGACGATATAA
- the fliD gene encoding flagellar filament capping protein FliD: protein MATTVSSNADIISSIGMNLGTSVSGSSLDLSSLLTKLQTVEEQRLTPYQNKQTSLSAQATAYSAVEASMKSLQTATTTLQNIKNITSTAVTSTNTAFSASTDSTAVAGTYSIFVNNLAQAQSQISGAFSSASTALVSGGTSSTSSTITISQPGQSTPLSITLTDDKTSLNDIRDAINNAGGSVSASIINNGTSNYLMLTAKNTGTQSAMTISVSGNLSSPLGSFTEQVAAKDASFTLNGMSVTSQSNTVTTAITGVTLNLKAASTTGSSAESLSISSDATGTQQAIQNWVTAYNNVLDTISKQTNYTAPTAAEQSSGSQSASNGALVGDSTVRTIQRQLQSLMTNLQTGSGSLHTMADLGITQDPTNNGKLLVDNTKLTNTLKTSAGSVTTFLTGDGSTTGFATQAGNYLSKTLDSSDGLIKSAQAGIKTSQATVTKQLASIQDSIDATMSRYKTQFTQLNTLLSTLSSTSSYLTQQFNKTSSS from the coding sequence ATGGCTACGACGGTTAGCAGTAACGCAGACATTATCTCTTCGATAGGTATGAACTTGGGTACCTCGGTCAGTGGTTCCTCACTCGACCTGAGTTCTCTGCTCACCAAGCTGCAAACTGTCGAAGAACAGCGTTTGACCCCTTACCAAAACAAACAAACCTCGCTGAGCGCACAAGCAACTGCTTATAGCGCAGTCGAAGCGTCGATGAAGAGTCTGCAGACTGCAACCACAACACTGCAGAATATAAAGAATATTACATCGACTGCAGTGACAAGCACTAACACGGCATTCAGTGCAAGCACAGACAGTACCGCTGTGGCCGGGACTTATAGCATTTTTGTTAATAACCTGGCTCAGGCACAGTCGCAAATCTCAGGGGCTTTTAGCAGTGCCTCGACTGCTCTGGTGTCCGGCGGCACATCTAGCACCAGCAGTACAATTACAATTTCTCAGCCTGGCCAGTCGACCCCTCTGAGTATTACTTTAACGGATGACAAAACGTCATTGAATGATATCCGTGACGCTATTAACAATGCCGGTGGCAGCGTCAGCGCCAGTATCATTAATAACGGCACCAGCAACTACCTGATGCTGACCGCAAAAAATACCGGTACGCAATCTGCAATGACTATCTCCGTAAGCGGTAACCTGTCCAGCCCGCTGGGTAGTTTCACTGAACAGGTAGCCGCCAAAGATGCGTCGTTTACGCTTAATGGCATGTCGGTCACTAGCCAAAGCAATACGGTGACTACCGCTATCACTGGCGTAACGCTGAATCTTAAAGCAGCATCAACGACCGGTTCATCTGCAGAAAGTCTGAGCATTTCCTCAGATGCTACCGGTACACAACAAGCAATCCAGAACTGGGTCACAGCCTACAACAACGTACTGGATACTATAAGCAAGCAGACTAACTACACTGCACCGACTGCAGCCGAGCAAAGTAGCGGCAGCCAATCTGCCAGTAACGGCGCACTGGTTGGTGACAGTACCGTTCGTACCATTCAACGACAGTTACAGAGTTTGATGACCAACCTACAAACTGGTAGTGGTAGTCTGCATACCATGGCTGACCTGGGAATTACTCAGGATCCAACCAATAACGGCAAACTGCTTGTCGATAACACCAAACTGACAAATACACTCAAAACCAGCGCGGGTAGTGTAACGACATTCCTCACCGGCGACGGCTCCACTACCGGATTCGCAACCCAGGCAGGGAATTATCTGAGCAAGACGCTGGATTCAAGTGATGGATTGATCAAATCAGCTCAGGCTGGCATCAAGACGAGTCAGGCAACCGTAACTAAACAGCTTGCCAGTATTCAGGACAGTATTGATGCGACGATGAGTCGCTATAAGACTCAATTTACCCAGCTCAACACTTTGCTGTCTACACTGTCGTCAACCAGTAGTTACCTGACACAGCAGTTTAATAAAACCAGCAGCAGCTAA
- the fliS gene encoding flagellar export chaperone FliS, with amino-acid sequence MYRKSASQAYAQVSVESAVMSASPHHLIVMLFDGTKSALVRARILLEQNDVVGKGNALSKAIDIISNGLKLGLDMENGGELAENLADLYDYMVRRLLHANINNDLQAIMEVEALLDNIADAWKQIGPGYQSTTETR; translated from the coding sequence ATGTATAGAAAGAGTGCCAGTCAGGCGTATGCTCAGGTAAGTGTGGAAAGCGCAGTAATGAGCGCCAGCCCACATCATCTGATCGTTATGCTATTTGACGGGACTAAAAGTGCACTTGTCCGGGCAAGAATTCTTCTTGAGCAGAATGACGTCGTCGGCAAAGGGAATGCGCTATCTAAAGCCATTGATATCATCAGTAATGGCTTGAAGCTCGGATTAGATATGGAAAACGGCGGCGAACTGGCAGAAAACCTTGCCGACCTTTACGACTACATGGTGCGTCGATTATTGCATGCCAATATTAATAATGATTTGCAGGCAATTATGGAAGTGGAAGCTCTCCTTGATAACATTGCGGATGCATGGAAACAAATTGGGCCGGGTTATCAATCAACGACGGAAACGCGCTAA